A genomic segment from Zerene cesonia ecotype Mississippi chromosome 7, Zerene_cesonia_1.1, whole genome shotgun sequence encodes:
- the LOC119828256 gene encoding WW domain-binding protein 11 → MGRRSINTTKSGKYMNPTDQARKEARKKELKKNKRQRQMVRAAVLKMKDPTQILEELQKIDEMEYNVLQPSPLNEKVLKEKRKKLKETFDRVLKMYDKDDPEKWIELKRQETDYEKRRAHLISYYESVKHAQSVQVDDIPLPTLQIPENILYGNLPLQIPLPADTLHPNAPVKPILKKDSAYKERPVGIEPPGVPPGPPPDYGALIAEVMKMKIVEKKMLRFSDVTDEGPPGMNIPPPGLHRPEDLDGEAMEDIEQPSSPTPATPAPKPTSLQQRMLALSGQNIDDFMKEMEEVHRKRERDRAADLNARLSALKRAPHLSHGRDSDSDSDTEAHAHAHAHHAPETLEPPGAERSVPPPMLPPGTGPLRPPGPPPGAPPRLLRPLVPPPPPHVSVLTAAPQLIQKKDAPQSATISAKPQIRNLSADVTRFVPSALRVKREDKKSKPEHKVTLHRPEVPKQAPSKDDAYMQFMKEMEGLL, encoded by the exons ATGGGACGACGTTCAATTAATACCACTAAAAGTGGTAAATATATGAATCCTACGGATCAAGCAc gtaAGGAAGCCAGAAAGAAAGaactaaagaaaaataagagGCAACGTCAAATGGTAAGAGCCGCAGTTCTGAAGATGAAAGACCCCACACAAATTTTGGAAGAACTGCAAAAGATAGATGAAATGG aGTATAATGTATTACAACCGTCACCATTGAATGAGAAGGTATTGAAGGAAAagcgaaaaaaattaaaagaaacatttgaTAGAGTGCTGAAGATGTAT gATAAAGATGACCCAGAGAAATGGATTGAATTAAAACGACAAGAAACTGATTATGAAAAAAGAAGAGCACATTTGATATCATATTATGAATCGGTGAAGCATGCACAATCTGTACAAGTGGATGATATTCCTCTGCCAACTTTGCAG ATTCCTGAAAACATATTGTATGGTAATCTCCCCTTGCAAATACCACTTCCAGCGGACACATTGCATCCTAATGCACCCGTGAAACCAATATTAAAGAAGGATTCTGCATATAAA GAAAGGCCTGTTGGTATAGAGCCACCAGGGGTACCTCCTGGACCACCTCCAGATTATGGTGCTCTTATTGCTGAAGTTATGAAGATGAAGATCGTAGAGAAGAAGATGCTGCGATTTTCTGATGTTACTGATGAGGGTCCTCCAGGAATGAAT ATTCCACCACCAGGCTTACACAGACCAGAGGATCTAGATGGAGAAGCGATGGAAGATATAGAACAACCATCCAGTCCGACTCCAGCTACACCAGCTCCGAAACCCACATCTTTACAGCAGAGGATGTTGGCACTATCTGGACAGAATATTGATGATTTCATGAAGGAGATGGAGGAAGTGCATAGGAAGAGGGAGAGGGATAGAGCTGCAGATCTAAATGCGCG GCTATCCGCACTAAAGCGCGCGCCGCACCTGAGCCACGGGCGCGACAGCGACTCGGACAGCGACACGGaggcgcacgcgcacgcgcacgcgcaccaCGCGCCCGAGACGCTCGAGCCGCCCGGCGCCGAGCGCAGCGTCCCGCCGCCCATGCTGCCGCCCGGTAC AGGGCCCCTGAGGCCACCGGGCCCTCCGCCCGGTGCCCCGCCGCGGTTGCTCAGGCCCCTGGTGCCCCCGCCTCCACCGCACGTGTCAGTTTTGACGGCCGCACCACAGTTGATACAGAAGAAAGACGCGCCGCAAA GTGCGACCATAAGCGCAAAGCCCCAAATTAGAAACTTGTCTGCTGACGTCACGAGGTTCGTGCCTTCAGCGCTGCGGGTGAAACGCGAAGACAAGAAGAGCAAGCCGGAGCACAAGGTGACCCTACATAGACCTGAGGTCCCGAAGCAGGCACCCAGCAAGGATGACGCGTATATGCAGTTCATGAAGGAGATGGAAGGATTGTTAtag